DNA sequence from the Littorina saxatilis isolate snail1 linkage group LG9, US_GU_Lsax_2.0, whole genome shotgun sequence genome:
GTTTAAAAACGTTTCTCAAAGTACTTTCTTTCcagttttcagtatttttttgcGTGAACTACATGCATTCTGCTTATTAAACACAGTTCTTCATCATTTTTGGTGTTTCAAGGTAAGACTGTTCATGTGTGAATGTGATAAGTTTTCCGTTTGCATTAAACACGTCTTACCTCCGACACcctgattttttgttttgaataaaaaaagTTTGGAATGAAAGCAAGAGCAATTGCACTGGCATGGTACGTTGGTTGTGTAAAACGATGTCTTTTTTGTCCATTTGACCAAATTTTATTGTATTTTGGTCGGTCTTGAGATGCATAATCGATGTAAACAAAGGCAGTATCCAACATATATATTATGTCTGCATTCTGAAGGTCTGTTTtcgttcatttttgttttgttcttttgaaACTCCCCAATTTATGTTCAGTTCATAGCCTGGAGCTGTAAGTATAACTTCCATTATAATAATCCCTCCCTTATAATATTAACTTTAACACCTGATTTTTTTAGATTTATGAAAGTCGTAGAACTAGAAGGGTGATTCCACTGTACAAGCTTTTCATGAATTTCTGTTCTTAACGTAAGCCTCCTTTTACCTGGCAACCTGCAATGAGACACTTCTGGTGTCATTTGTACTCATAAAATGTCTTGTTTTCTGACAGTTGCGCCCAAGAAGCACAAAAAGCACAAGAAAAAGCACAAGCACAAACGATCGGAGTATGATGACCATGATGACTCTCCTGTACCAGAGATCACTTCTCCTAAAACGTCATTTAAACTCAAGCTGAAAATTGGCGGAGAAACTGTGAGCACAAAAAAGTaggtgcttttttttcttttgttgttgttgttgtaagctgGATTTCTGGTTTTAAAATGTCggttatttctctctttctttttttcttcttctttttctctgtctttcatTGTTTCCCTTTTCCACTGCCTTTGTTTTCCGCTTTTTCTATCAGTTAAGTGAATCATTCAATCATATCATTGTTGTTTTATACAATTGAAAATGGCCTTTGATTTTGTCTTACGTTATCGTCTGTCTCCATCCCTCTTAGTCAGAAAATGTTCAACACCAATTTGTATTTTAAAATCCTGAAGTTATACATGCATGGATTGGATCTTTTCAGTGTATTTCACTCAGTTTCAGCTAAATTTTTACATTGCCAGGGGTTTTCAGTCATGCCTGTTGTTCTGTTTTAGtacacagtacatgtacatgtatttctatGGACACCAAACCCTAGAATACTGTACCTGATGTTGTGACTTTAGAGATGTTTGTTACAGTGTCACTACCATAGAGCAAGCATCGGTCTCCAGTTTTGACGACGCACAAGATGACCCCATTATCAATGTCACTGATGATGTTTCTTGGGACTGTAAGTACATGTAACAAACACATAgttcaaaccaacaaacaatcaACCGAAAAAAatgcattagaaaaaaaaacccactcatgttTGTTTTCCGTGTAATTATGTTATTGGATGTGTTCAGTCCATGTGTAGAATGGTAAAGGAAAATGAAATTTGTTCAATTGAAAATCTGCCAGCAGAAGAGAGAAGGAAAGGTGTTACACAAATACCATTCACCTGTCTGGTTTTACTCTTTAAAGTTGAGTAGCCTGTGTGTTGTTTTGCAATCTGAAGGTGAAGAATTGCACGTGGTAGATTTGGTTTTGGGATTGCATACCTGGAATTTTGTAGTGATTAATTTGTTTGCTGTTGGTTTTCACAGCCATGTGATTCGCTGTCTCTTGTGATGAAAGAGAAACAGTTAGAGATAGAGATGATAGTGAGTGTGAGTGGACTTCCATGTATGCGTGCATGCACTGACTGACAAGTGTATCTCTgtataaggccttaaaaaaaatatgtgtggttacggtaacccgacctaccctatttttaggggccgaccctataactttttattacatttgtaaaacaaaaattagaaaaataaaaaaacgagtgcagaaatcgcaatgaaagcgaaagcacttgagtcgcacacttatttccctgtcaagtaggtttaatttgtacacattagaaaaaaaagttaaaaaataaaaaaaagtgattgcctaccttcctacccttattttttgggctatgttaccttaaccacacctatttttttgttgttggcctaagtaAATAAATATGTGTGAGTGGATTCCTGTCTGACCGTCAATGACTCaaagcatagacctatattagatagatAGGAAACTCCTTCACTGCGCCTGCGAGGATGGTCGCCTACCGCAGGAAAAGGTAACTGCGTATGCCACGAACTGTCCGCGGTAGTGTAATACCGTCCCTTGCAGAGCTCTTCTCTGCCGGAGATACAACTTAACCGATTCTGTTCGGCTTCCTGTTTACATTTTAGCGCTTGTTGTGGGATAAAGGATGTCGACAAAAGAGGATTTTCTGAAGTGGGACGACTTGCCACTGGAGTACATTTTTGGAGAATTTACGGAGGATGATGTGAAAGCGGTTCCGAACCTGAAAGTGACGAAATCGCAAGCGAAACGGTTCTTCCGTCTCCTGCAAGTGCAAAACGTCAACGTTCGTCTGCTAAGAATTTCAAGTGTCCCGATTGCACCCACAGTTAATAGTTATGCCTCTATCAGCGGATTCAGAAGACATGTCACCAAGAAGCACAACAAGCCACATTTGAAAGGTAAGACTCCATATATATAtctgcgcgtgtgcgtgtgtgtttcatAATTATTATCATAATCTAGTCTAACTGAAACACCTAccctaataaaataaaaatgtaagtTATTATAGTATTACATGGAATACCAACATACCAATCACAGTAAAACCGTGTTATCAGTGGACCTTGAAGCCCAACAGATTAATGCATCTCCTGAAAGCAGTGAAGTAGGAATTTGTGAATGGGGATTTCTGTTATAGTAGACATCTGTTTGGGAACCTGCATACTTACAATACATGTTCATTTTAGTTTTTACATGATAAGCAGTGAACATGAATTGTGCTGTGTATCCTGATGTTGAAATGTACCTGACTGCATTCATTAAGTTGTACGTTATCATTCTCTGTTTCAGCCAAGAGATGGCAATGTGGATGAGATGATGAAACATTTAAGACTTTATAAGCTTCACTCATGCGTCAATAATAAAGATGCAGGGTGCACAGATGTGGACAAGGTACCATGAACTTATGAATGATATTCCTTAGGTTCAGGACTGAAGGTATTCATGTTCAGTCACTTTATGCAGCATGTGCATCTGGTAGACATAGCTTGAATCAGTATTCAGATGGCTAGCATGTTTTGGACATATTTGGCAGTCCATACTGATCTCTTTCCTCAGTACTTTCAGTGTATGGGTACAGGTGAACTGATGTGTGGAGTGCAAGCATTTGTATTTGGGAACTGAACTGGTTATGTTGTCCTGTCAAACTCTGTGAAAAGTCCAGAAGCAGAATAATGGTTTTCTTTTCCATTGTCATGTGCATTTTTTGGTACTGCAAATATTCTGATGCTTGTGTGAATTTTAAACTGTGCTCATATGCATAGTGACGTATACTTCATTCATTGTGACTGCATTCATCTGCCTGCTctttggttttttgtgtgtgaataaatTGAGTTTCCTGTCATACAGTGTTATCAAGTTTTGGTATGAAGGTGATGatgcgtgctttcttttctatCATCTCTCCCtattttagtgtttttttgttttgttgcataCACAATAAATAAGAACAAAGCAAAGAATCAAAAAAATTCTGAGTAATTTTTATTAAACACAACACCTGTCATCAGTTAAACTAAGTTAATTTTTAAAATCTTCGGTTCCTGATGAATCGGGATCAACAGTTAGCTCCGCACACATCGGCCCAGGGTAGTCCTCAATCAGAAAATCACCCCACTCCCAAGGTTCTGCTGGAGCACCCTCGTCAAGCCtgacaaataaaaagaaaatatagtCATTTGATCTAACTTGATATTTCCAACAAGTACATAAGTAGCCTTGGAAATGTGTTCATAGAAAGACTAGTACTGGTCCTTTCAAGGCAAAAACTGAAAAAGGCTCTGCCTTGTGAAAATTTCTTTGGCCCTGTTGTCATTGTGTTATGTTATTATGTATGGCTTTGCTTTTAACTCTGTCTCACAGTTGGGAACAGGAGAAATATGTAGTTAGTCCCTCCTTTTTGCATTTcccttcacaaatcataaatcCAGGCTAGAGTACTTGACATACCTAAATTCGGTCATCCCTTCTACATTCAAAACTGCTGACAATATAGTGTAttattttaaatttaaattATGAAAAATACTTACTGGATCTGAGTACAAAACTGCAACAACTTGTCTTCCTCAGTCTTCATATTCCTTTCTTCAGCATTCTTTCTGCATGCTGCACCCTGTTTGGATCTCGATCCTTTCCGAGGCATTCCAACACGTTTCCACCGCCCCATCTGGAAGATCATTAAAATAAtgacaacataaacatattacaAATGCCCCTACATAAATAACCAATTAAATGTGTTTCTGATTCCCTGTTGCAACACTCTTTGCAAACAatgattattattataagtATAAAATTAACAGCTCACCACtaacaacatttaaaaaaaatgtatacgcTTTGACTTTAAGGTAACTGTAAATCTGTTaaattatcattattatatgAAATTAAAGTCAGATAAGCAGCAGTACAGATATGACACATGTACAGATGAATTGTACAGGAAAACCCCTTTCTTTTCATATATGACATGACATATTTTATGATTTATTTGACTCTTTGATTGTCGGTAGAGTCATGCAGCAATAGCTCTTAGACTAGGACTGAAATTCTGTTATCATCTGCAAATATGTCCAAATATCCCAACTTTAATGCAATGATTTAATTAaagtaagaaaaagaaaggaataaTGGATGCACCTTGCTTTCAAAAACATAATCATTAACACCATTACATTTTTTCTGAAATTTTCTGAATTTTTCTGTTGAAGATATTGATTGCAAAACTTTTGGAAATTAGCAAAAAAAGACGCATTTTCGAGGCTTCCCTGCTGAAAACATTTTAATTCTGAGACTTGAGCAGACTTTTTAGTATAAATCGTGGACTTCATGTTTACAAAGTTCGCCGCCATGCATTACTATCAtaaacaaattacaacacacacagggcagCTTTAAAATCAAATGcttctttttatgtatttttcTTGACACAAAATGCAACTTTTGCACATCGGACTTTGAAACTTTTCGGCCCTGTTGAATAATTTCACGGGACACCGTTTTCAGTTTTACTTTCAACAATAACAACTAGCGTAAATCAGTTAAAATTTCAAAATTAGTTTTATTACTTACAAAGTTAGTGAATGCTTGCCCCTCTGccgatttttaaaaaatccACAATGAATGATTTCATCATGAAAATGGAACCATCGCGTGTTGCTGCATGAAAACGCCATTTTTTCTCAAAGCCGTGACCGGCGGAGTAACCGACTGCCAACTTCGATGCTAACTTACGTCGGTTTTCATGAGTTGaatgacaaaaagaaaacaaaaacttgGACTCCTGATAAATATAAACACTCACCTCGAACAAGAGATGTCGAATTCCAAGTGAAAACGCAGTAAACAGAAATAAACTGGACGGTAAATTCCCATGCGCAAAGTCTGTGACCTCTGGCACTAGTCAGCTGACGCGTCTCGCGCATCGCCGTAGGCACACATTTCGCGTGAGGCGGCGGAGTTTCCTATCcctctaaatataggtccctgctcaAAGTCAGAGCTGCCGACTGTTACGCTTTCGGCGTAGCATGCTTAAAACAAATTGCTATGCTGTTACTCCAAGCTTAAATTTGCTACGCTCAAACAAATAGTCCCAAAaccccaaaaagcaacaattaactaactaactaaacaaataatcacaaacatgcaaCAGTTGGCTCTTTTTTGTGAGTTCTGGTACTACATTGTAATTTCTGATTACTGTATAGAGCTCAGAATATGGGTCATAAAACATTGTCCACACTGGAAATAGGCACTGCTGACACTCTCTTTTTGGGGCATTAAGTTCCTACCGTAAAAGTCGACCTATAAGACGCACCTGggtataagccgcaccccccgatttttaaaaaaaaatcagaaaaatccaTACACAAGCCGCTCCGGCATACAAGCCGCGCCTAGAAGCAAAGTTCAAGTCAAGAAACATCGAAAGTcaacgaaaaaaaaccacacacacacaaaaacgaaccgGCTAACTTGTCAGTTttgcactttactttcagcatcagATGTTGAGTGATTCACAGAACTCTGGACTATCAGATTCTCAGCTACCTGCTCTTGTGCGTAGTTTcgaaatgacatcattttctcctGGAAGTCTGGCGGCAGCTGTTGGCACAAAGTTGTACGTGCACGCAGTGACAGACCTTTGCGCCTCAAAAATCGGCAACACCAAGATTGACCGCCTTTGAAGTCGTCTATCTTCAGACGTGTTGCAATGGTGCGTGCTTTCAGACGAAGCTGAACAGTTGAAACACCGCGACCATCCTCACGTTGTGTGTTGACCCAGTCCTCCATTTCATTTTCTAATTGTGGCCAGCGTGCCTTGCAACCACGGAATGCTTTTGTGGATTTCTTGCATTTCACAAGTTCGCCTCGTTGCTTTCGCCAACGCCTAATCATGCTTTCATTGACGCCGATTTGTTGAGCAGCAGCGCGATTGCCTTTTTCAACAGCCAAGTCTATGGCTGCAAGTTTGTAGGCTGCATCATAGGCCTGCCTCCGTGTTTTCGGCATCGTGGTTGTACGTTGCTTTGTTTTAGGAGATGTGCGTGTTGCTGTTCTCTGTAGTAGCAATGCGAAGTGATCGATCAAAACCGGTGTATGCCAACCCATTACTGTGTGAGTGTAAGTTATTGTCATGCTTCAAACTTCCGGAAAGAAGGTGAGTGAGTGAATTGAGGTAAACACAGCTGATTCAAGGCCATTACACAGCGGCGATCCAACTTCCGGAAACTAGGTCACTGAGCGAAGTCGGATACACGCCACTGATTCAGAAAAAGTCATTCATAAGCCGCACCGCCTTATAAGCCGCAGGGGTCCATTTaggaaaaaaaagtcgcggcttataGGTCGACTTTTACGGTACTTTCTAAATTCACTTTTTATAAATGTATATATTCTTGCGCGAAAAAGCATAAATGCGCATGTGCGAATACAATTTAGACAATGCTACACTTCAACACAATTTGCCACGGTGTAAATTCCAAAAAATTCTAAATTGTTACACTTGAGGTTTCACAAGGGTTGGCAGGTACTGTATTATGAGTACATGTTTATCAAATATGAAGAAAGCCATGTTATTAATTGGCATGGAGTACATGCTTATCAAATATGAAGAAAGTCATGTTATTCGCATGCTTGATTTCCATATTTATGTTATCTCCAGCTGCCTCGGTGGCCTTAACGCCTCAGAGCAGCACTGCAGCAGAGACCAAACCCAAAGTTAATACTGATGACGAGGAAGAGAAATGGCTGACCGCTCTGGAGGCAGGGACATTGGATGACATGGGAGAAATCCCTAAGGCGCGTGACCCTCTGCTCCTAACGGCCAGGCAGGTCAGATCATGTTTTTGTCCTCGCGGTcaaactacagtggaaccccctttaagaccgcccaattcaagacttcctcccttttaagaccctgttttctaagaccttctgttcatatcctctgtaaaattacccccatttttaagactccctcctttttacatttagtcaagttttgggggaatcgagacgagggtcatggtgtgtgtgtgtgtgtctctgtctgtctgtctgtctgtgcgtgtgtgtgtgtagagcgattcagaccaaactactggaccgatctttatgaaatttgacatgagagttcctgggaatgatatccccggacgtttttttcattttttcgataaatacttttgatgacgtcatatccggctttttgtaaaagttgaggcggcactgtcacaccctcattttttaatcaaattgattgaaatttttgtaaagcaatcttcgacgaaggccggactttggtattgcatttcagcttggtggcttaaaaattaattaatgactttagtcattaaaaatctgaaaattgtaattaaaatgttttttttataaaacgatccaaatttacgttcatcttattcttcatcattttctgattccaaaaacatataaatatgttatatttagattaaaaacaagctctgaaaattaaaaatataaaaattatgatcaaaattaaatttccgaaatcgatttaaaaacaatttcatcttattccttgtcgtttCCTTATTGTTGGGTAGGTTTGTGATAACAGCTGggcattgtatgtgtgtgtgtgtgtgtgtgagcgcacaTATCTATTTATTTCTTGGACAATTTTCCCATGAGTAGACTACAGAAATTTCTTTGATCGATTTGTTTTCCTGATGggttttaaaacaaaaaggtTTTCTTGGCCTGTGAAACCTGTACTGTTGATACgcctgtttatttgtttttactttcAGAGGGCAATGCTGCATGGGCACCAAGTAGAACTTCAACAGCTACCATCAGGTAAGTGATGCGTGATTTGTTTATATGAAAGAACATTTTGTAAATTTGAAGTTTTAAACTGAACCACATATAATGCCACTCATAAAAGCAGGTGGTAAGGGAACTGGTGAATAAAGCGGAGTCTGTACTATGTCACACGATGTGTATTTTGAATGCATTTTCCTAACAAAAAAGCGTGTTTCTTGTCAATTTAACAGTGTACCCTCGCTGGCTTTCTGTACCTTCAAAACAGGTTGACTGTGAATGTTCCAAAACCAAGCCTCAAAAGCAAGGAAGGAATTTTTGTAATAATTGATAACAAACTAagtaccaaacacacacaactgtctGTCTGAACCATATGATGTGTATGtatgttcttttttcttctcattcCTTTAGTCCGCACATATCCATGTTTTTCATATTTGAACCTTCAATGTTATACCAAGTAAAGCTTTTGACTTAACAGGTCATATCACTTCTGTAATCTGTCTTGGGTTATACAATACCCTtccttgtttttccttttcttcaTTCCTTGCCTCGCGTCTGGACAGTGTGTTCATTCAGGTACAATGTATGAACAAGGGAATTTCCCCAAAATTGGAGTATGgctacctaaatggcggggtaaaaatggacatacacgtaaaaacccactggTGCAGAAACAcatgtgtacgtgggagtttcagcccatgaatgcagaagaagaagaagaacaagggAGTGTTTCAGGAGAATGTACAGTGGGGATAAATATGTACAAATCTGTTTCAATGTACTGTGCAATATTGGTTGCAGGTTACAAAACAGTGGAACTCACGGAGGAACAGAAGCAGCGCCGATTACAAAGAGCAAAAAAAAGACGACAGCAGGCACATGAAAAAAGGGAAAAGGACAAGGTTTGCATCCATTTTCAGTTCTTGTTTATTGCTGTTAAGTTCTATATTTGTTGGCTGTATTCTcctttgtcttgttttttttttactcaattccatctttcctttctttctttctttctttatttggtgtttaacgtcgttttcaaccacgaaggttatattgcgacggggaaaggggggagatgggatagagccacttgtcaattgtttcttgttcacaaaagcactaatcaaaaatttgctccaggggcttgcaacgtagtacacaggcatgagaccagcaaatgttcaaaaagtaggaaactaagccggggtccaggggccgctcaggcccctggtggggtccaggggcaacgccccggtggggggttcaggggggctttgcccccctgacggaaaatgaattttagaattataaaggccattttggggcctctcctgatagcaaaaaaatagatcatgcctttttaaaaagctataaaaaccacaagaataatatgttttagcattttaaacaaaacattttgcttcacatCCACAGGTGCCTGTAATCACATGATAATGACAAtgtagaaaacaagaggcgaagccttcaaggctcacgtaagaaatcgacaaacagtaacacaaactcaatcactccgtcacacatacacacacacagtaagcataggtgacactgtgcaagaaagcgagacactatagatctagatctgtctgtctgcatgtagcctgtaacttacagggacacgactgccaactagtctcggctcgctcaaaatgacaatgaccgagactttcagtactttgcgtgacgtctaactctcttacgccataatgtgacgtcttcaaatgttaaagtttctaccacagacatacacacgcacacacgcacagacagacaaagttacgatcgcataggctacacttatgtGAGCCAAAAAGCAATCAAGATAACTCATCAAAGCTGCTACAATGTCTGAACAGAGTGCACCtcctctcccccccaccccaccccacacccccccccccccaaaaaaaaaaaggttctgaTCTATAAATCGGTTGTTTTGCCTTGAGTTGAGGTGTTAATTTTCCTTATTCAGGCCTACCAGCAACTGCGGGTCATCGGCTCAGCGCAGACAggatggagggaaagagagagagagagagagagacgtgctTCCAAGAGCCCTCTGTGCTTCTTGCTTTCAATGTGACGAACCAACACCTTTTTTCcaccaagtccgtatttcaccacgcagtggccgttgtcgcaccacgtgcacacggcctgaccgggaatggatattttggcgatactgtcgccaatgagctggcgcctttctttcttgttgatagtgacagtcacttcttctgacagccagttggcttttgtttttcacactttggtcgtcgatcgtaagagcttccacagccgacaaaacaatatggaatccagacgccatgatgctacATTGTTCACCTTCGGTGTTTGGAGATCGggagccaatcaaaacaacccacaaaccgccatcggtgaataattaaGCCTCGGCAATAATCGTCGGAGATCaacagccaatcaaacgcgacccatgatactgctatgggttcacgcgagtgctggggtgcgaatgcactgacttcagtcgcagacagcttcagctgaacggttcataccaccacctatgggttcacgcgagtgctggggtgcgaatgcactgacttcagacgcagacagcttcagctgaacggttcacaccaactccccccaccccccttttttctcaacgaatttgcatctatctcaagaatggtctgtgagctaaggaaaatatcggaattccgataaaaatcggaccagtcccatgtctgacagtacaatgtattaccttactgggagaatgcaagtttccagtacaaaggacttaacatttcttacatactgcttgactaaaatctttacaaacattgactatattctatacaagaaacacttaacaagggtaaaaggagaagcagaatctgttagtcgcctcttacgacatgctggggagcatcgggtaaattcttccccctaacccgcggggggtccatCTTTCCTGTTTTGTTCTCATTTCCATCGTTTTAATACTTGAGCATGTATTCTGAGCATTTCATATGTTCAATTACTTGACAGGTTACCTTTTTTTAATGTACAAATTGCGATCATTGTTGCTTGCCTTGTGCATTCTTAGTTTATGTGTAAtttggagagaaagggaggggggtatCTAGTTTTTAAATGATTC
Encoded proteins:
- the LOC138975797 gene encoding INO80 complex subunit B-like, which codes for MGKRKGDNQFADDDVAPKKHKKHKKKHKHKRSEYDDHDDSPVPEITSPKTSFKLKLKIGGETVSTKNVTTIEQASVSSFDDAQDDPIINVTDDVSWDSASVALTPQSSTAAETKPKVNTDDEEEKWLTALEAGTLDDMGEIPKARDPLLLTARQRAMLHGHQVELQQLPSGYKTVELTEEQKQRRLQRAKKRRQQAHEKREKDKKQTMDRLLKKQETKTKGSKLKKRSNVPRVRYMSTAHGVSLSFPHGNLFPITPQVAGPPKPVVMCGVKGCNNPKKYACSKTQVPLCSLQCYKKNQALSKNSGTLPVVTT